From Arachis stenosperma cultivar V10309 chromosome 2, arast.V10309.gnm1.PFL2, whole genome shotgun sequence, one genomic window encodes:
- the LOC130963267 gene encoding protein FAR1-RELATED SEQUENCE 5-like, protein MEVDIVEPLVCVAAEVSENLSNDQENLAANVAEHGHKSNKLSDVMDVGSEEMEPGDELPDHRNLQEDEIPRVGMRFPQLQMAHDFYVSYAKKTGFATKIRTTTFDKITKAPINQAIHCNRDGIRESRVKAPTRKNTISAAGCKARIYVKFDKDVQDWVLLKADLTHSHPCSPKKAVHYHEYRQLTMHAKCVIEDNDEAGIRPNKTFLALSNEAGGPSNLGFSEKDLRNYITARLRSSNVNADVREMMSYFRRMKDINPNFFYAVKLDDECKFKSAVWVDARCRASYEYYGDVVSVDSTYNTNRHGLPFVSFVGVNHHGRSTLLGCALLGNEEIGSYEWVFLQWVKCMGTAPKCIITDQCRSLYRAIKNTLPDTRHRWCIWHIMNKLPSKLGGYRRYRALYGDLNDIVWNSRTEESFEDDWADFIDEYNLHNNTWLSDLYDDRRIWVPIYFKGEFWAGMWSTQRSESMHAFYGGYLHSKTSLVQFVHEYDNVLGVKEQRELEDDAADSRGANCRVSAVDEQGPVVCVKVEEEKLLNDTILCVPYDVHFDRSTHELRCECNLFESSGVLCCHCLEVFHSYKVYKVPSCYILPRWSKKIKRKHTYVKSSHDVSRSDESHVAFRELCAHFYNVAQEFLGDDEETALLHVALEETRAKLATHRAKKRSESMAETQTNIGSQSSNDVGVDDIQGPSKVTTKGRPKSKRLGSALEKSIKNSRRRKQKNSHPVVRPHTFQDINHCDVSSLDVPKQDGGFMSLLSSFNQKWD, encoded by the exons ATGGAGGTTGATATAGTTGAACCGTTAGTTTGTGTTGCCGCTGAAGtttctgaaaatttatcaaACGATCAAGAAAACTTAGCCGCCAATGTCGCAGAGCATGGTCACAAGTCAAACAAA TTGTCGGATGTTATGGATGTTGGAAGTGAAGAGATGGAGCCTGGTGATGAG tTACCAGATCATCGTAACCTACAAGAAGATGAGATACCAAGAGTTGGAATGCGATTTCCTCAGCTACAGATGGCGCATGACTTTTATGTGTCCTATGCAAAGAAAACTGGATTTGCAACTAAGATAAGGACGACAACATTTGACAAGATCACGAAGGCTCCCATTAATCAAGCTATACACTGTAATCGCGACGGGATCCGCGAGTCTCGTGTTAAAGCACCAACGCGGAAGAATACGATTTCAGCTGCTGGGTGCAAGGCAAGGATATATGTAAAGTTTGATAAAGACGTGCAAGACTGGGTTCTGCTCAAGGCTGACTTGACGCACTCTCACCCTTGTTCACCGAAAAAGGCAGTGCACTATCATGAGTATAGGCAGTTGACCATGCATGCGAAGTGCGTGATCGAGGATAATGATGAGGCTGGGATTCGACCAAACAAGACATTCCTTGCTTTGTCAAATGAAGCTGGTGGCCCCTCTAACTTGGGATTCTCAGAGAAGGATTTAAGAAATTATATAACAGCAAGGCTCCGAAGTAGCAACGTTAATGCGGATGTCAGGGAGATGATGAGCTACTTTAGGAGAATGAAGGACATCAATCCGAACTTCTTTTACGCGGTGAAGTTAGACGATGAGTGTAAATTTAAGAGTGCAGTATGGGTTGATGCAAGGTGTAGGGCGTCGTATGAATACTATGGAGACGTCGTGTCAGTTGATAGCACGTACAATACAAATAG GCATGGATTACCGTTTGTGTCGTTCGTTGGGGTCAACCACCATGGTAGGTCGACCCTCCTCGGCTGTGCTTTGTTGGGGAATGAAGAAATCGGAAGTTATGAGTGGGTTTTTCTCCAATGGGTGAAGTGCATGGGAACTGCTCCAAAGTGTATCATAACCGATCAATGTCGATCCCTTTACCGTGCGATCAAAAATACTTTACCCGACACACGCCACCGGTGGTGCATTTGGCATATTATGAATAAGCTACCTTCGAAGCTTGGGGGTTACCGCCGGTACAGAGCTTTGTATGGTGACCTAAACGacattgtgtggaactctcggACGGAGGAGTCATTTGAAGATGATTGGGCTGATTTTATAGATGAGTACAACCTACATAACAACACATGGCTGTCAG ATCTGTACGATGACCGACGCATATGGGTTCCAATATACTTCAAGGGTGAATTTTGGGCAGGAATGTGGAGTACGCAGAGGAGTGAGAGCATGCACGCATTCTACGGTGGATACTTACACAGTAAAACTAGCTTGGTCCAATTTGTTCATGAATATGACAATGTGCTTGGAGTCAAGGAGCAGAGGGAACTGGAGGATGATGCTGCAGACTCGAGGGGG GCTAACTGCAGAGTTTCTGCAGTTGATGAACAGGGTCCAGTGGTCTGCGTGAAGGTGGAAGAGGAGAAACTACTCAACGATACTATTCTATGCGTTCCGTATGATGTTCACTTTGACCGTTCCACACATGAGCTTCGTTGTGAATGCAATCTTTTTGAGAGTTCAGGTGTGTTATGCTGTCATTGCCTTGAAGTTTTTCATTCGTATAAAGTGTACAAAGTACCTTCCTGTTATATTCTTCCTCGATGGAGCAAGAAGATAAAGCGCAAGCATACGTATGTCAAAAGTAGCCATGATGTCAGTCGGTCAGATGAGAGTCATGTTGCATTCAGGGAACTGTGTGCACACTTCTATAATGTTGCTCAAGAGTTCCTCGGTGATGATGAAGAAACAGCATTGCTGCATGTTGCTTTGGAAGAAACAAGGGCCAAGTTGGCTACGCACCGAGCCAAAAAGAGGTCCGAGAGCATGGCAGAGACTCAGACCAACATTGGCTCTCAGAGTTCGAATGATGTCGGTGTTGATGACATACAAGGCCCATCGAAGGTCACCACAAAGGGCAGGCCAAAGAGTAAGAGGCTTGGCTCTGCCCTTGAGAAGTCCATCAAGAATTCAAGACGGAGAAAGCAAAAGAATTCACATCCG GTGGTTCGTCCGCACACATTTCAAGATATAAACCATTGTGATGTTTCTAGCCTGGATGTTCCCAAACAAGACGGTGGTTTCATGTCTTTGTTAAGCTCCTTCAACCAAAAATGGGATTAG